One part of the Candidatus Limnocylindrales bacterium genome encodes these proteins:
- a CDS encoding chemotaxis protein CheW encodes MIGRPSLLSTAHLSQMSDEVVRDNLDEEEIEVETDQYLVFTVKNQEFGFQAMRVQEISSVINTTEIPNAPPYIEGIMNLRGRLASVISFRKKFGFEPKEYDEDTRIIILEQGGFPIGIVVDSVEEVIKIPDEKVQKLPQTSITPISEEYIIGVGILDKRLIILLDVDKVLSKTEIAEVSTVSQRAMGGKQ; translated from the coding sequence GTGATCGGTCGACCATCTCTGCTGTCCACGGCTCACCTCTCCCAAATGTCAGATGAAGTTGTAAGGGATAACCTTGATGAGGAGGAAATAGAAGTTGAAACAGATCAATATCTTGTTTTTACTGTTAAAAACCAGGAGTTTGGTTTTCAAGCCATGCGGGTCCAGGAGATTTCCTCTGTAATAAATACGACCGAGATTCCCAATGCTCCTCCTTATATTGAGGGAATTATGAACCTTCGTGGACGGCTTGCTTCTGTTATTAGTTTTCGTAAGAAATTCGGTTTTGAGCCCAAGGAATATGACGAAGACACCCGCATTATCATTTTAGAGCAGGGTGGTTTTCCCATTGGAATTGTGGTCGATAGTGTGGAAGAAGTTATCAAAATTCCCGATGAGAAAGTCCAGAAACTACCTCAAACTTCCATTACCCCGATCTCGGAAGAGTATATAATAGGCGTAGGCATACTTGATAAGAGGTTAATTATCTTACTCGATGTGGATAAGGTATTGAGTAAAACCGAGATAGCTGAGGTAAGTACAGTAAGCCAGAGGGCAATGGGTGGAAAGCAGTAA
- a CDS encoding response regulator gives MNNRRWVVDISGKQKIESRKRGTLPPPCLFTAHHPLFMEMARILIVDDASFMRNSLKYIVETAGHTVVGTAKDGNEAQELYRSLKPDLVTLDILMKGGDGLSALKNIRKEDPKAKVIMITALGQEEKQEEARQLGASGYIRKPFNQTEVITEIQRVLNKKEEEG, from the coding sequence ATGAACAATAGACGGTGGGTGGTGGATATAAGCGGTAAACAAAAGATAGAAAGCAGGAAGCGAGGGACTCTACCACCCCCATGTTTGTTTACTGCTCATCACCCCCTATTTATGGAAATGGCAAGGATATTGATTGTAGATGATGCCTCTTTCATGAGGAACTCTCTAAAATATATTGTTGAAACGGCCGGGCATACGGTAGTAGGTACGGCAAAGGACGGGAATGAAGCTCAAGAATTATACAGAAGTCTTAAGCCAGATCTGGTAACTTTGGACATTTTAATGAAAGGTGGAGATGGGCTTTCGGCCCTGAAGAATATTCGGAAAGAGGATCCAAAGGCGAAAGTTATTATGATTACTGCTTTGGGACAGGAAGAAAAACAAGAGGAAGCTCGTCAGCTAGGTGCGAGTGGATACATAAGAAAACCCTTTAACCAGACAGAAGTTATCACCGAGATTCAAAGGGTGTTGAATAAAAAAGAGGAGGAAGGATAA
- a CDS encoding chemotaxis protein CheA, producing the protein MSDKDKLNFSIFLDDYLNDTKEGFQEINRALLALEKDPAQVDRLDEVFRTLHTLKSASTMLGFSSIAELAHFSEDFLDRLRKRELPITQEVVDVLFEIIDALEMSVRQRTEGQSEKDQALIITAKIEEFKQKITQIEFHELLIRQGVLILDEWGIIESLNPEVERMFGYRFDEIIGQNVKELISQPYREIYETYFNNYLKTGKAKTLGIGRELKALRKDGSTFPMELAINEMQVGGRRLFIGVLRDITGRKGEKIFLPVIEKTRTIRVSMDLLDSLFDQVGELIITKSRIDNIISDTANKELRTALAAMDRIINGVQENVSAARMVRVDEIFQKFPRMVRDLAREAHKEVELVMEGSEIELDKSVLDALSEPLIHLIRNAISHGIEPIEVRQKQKKERRGVVRLAAKRVENHILIEVEDDGAGIDIPWMKEVAVRKGFVKPEEAKLLEDEEVIDLLFKPGFSSVEEVTDVSGRGVGLDVVMTSVKGLGGTVEVATQKGKGTRFSLKLPLTTAIIQTLMVGVGKHIFAIPSDIVLETLEIGPEDVKEIQNEKVLLLRNEVIPFVKLNNLLNIPQQEDSKDMIALILYRGDKFIGLGVDTVLDQIESIIKPFDPIAQQIKGFSGGTILGDGRVALLLDIPGLLGKER; encoded by the coding sequence GTGTCGGACAAGGATAAGTTAAATTTTTCTATTTTTTTAGACGATTATTTAAACGATACCAAAGAAGGCTTTCAAGAGATCAACAGGGCTCTTCTGGCACTGGAGAAAGATCCTGCCCAGGTGGACCGACTGGATGAGGTTTTTAGAACCCTTCATACTCTCAAAAGTGCCTCCACAATGCTGGGATTTTCAAGCATTGCAGAGCTGGCTCATTTTTCTGAGGACTTTTTAGATCGTCTGCGCAAGCGTGAGTTACCCATCACACAAGAAGTTGTTGATGTTCTGTTTGAGATTATTGATGCCCTTGAGATGTCGGTTAGACAGCGGACTGAGGGACAAAGTGAAAAAGATCAGGCCCTTATAATCACTGCGAAAATAGAAGAATTCAAGCAGAAAATTACCCAGATCGAATTTCATGAATTATTGATACGGCAGGGGGTTCTTATCCTGGATGAATGGGGAATCATCGAATCCCTTAATCCAGAAGTCGAGCGTATGTTTGGCTACAGGTTCGATGAGATCATCGGGCAGAATGTCAAAGAGCTGATATCCCAGCCTTATAGGGAGATATATGAGACTTACTTCAATAACTACTTAAAAACAGGCAAAGCAAAAACTCTAGGGATCGGACGCGAGCTTAAGGCTTTACGGAAAGATGGTTCAACTTTTCCCATGGAACTGGCCATCAACGAGATGCAGGTAGGTGGACGGCGTTTGTTTATTGGAGTCCTAAGGGATATAACCGGGCGTAAGGGGGAGAAGATTTTCTTACCCGTTATTGAAAAAACCCGTACTATCCGGGTGAGCATGGATCTTCTGGATTCTCTTTTTGATCAGGTTGGGGAACTGATTATTACCAAGAGTCGTATTGATAATATTATTTCCGATACAGCCAATAAAGAGCTAAGGACTGCCCTGGCGGCTATGGATCGCATCATCAATGGAGTGCAAGAGAATGTATCTGCTGCCCGTATGGTCCGCGTAGATGAAATCTTTCAAAAATTTCCCAGAATGGTGCGGGATTTAGCTCGGGAGGCCCACAAAGAAGTGGAACTGGTTATGGAAGGAAGTGAAATAGAGTTGGATAAATCGGTCTTAGATGCCTTGAGTGAACCTCTAATTCATCTGATTAGAAACGCTATAAGTCATGGGATAGAGCCTATTGAGGTTCGGCAGAAACAGAAAAAAGAAAGGCGTGGCGTTGTCCGACTCGCTGCCAAAAGAGTTGAAAACCACATCTTGATTGAGGTAGAAGACGACGGGGCCGGGATTGATATTCCCTGGATGAAGGAGGTGGCAGTCCGAAAAGGGTTTGTAAAACCGGAGGAAGCTAAACTGTTGGAAGATGAAGAGGTGATAGATCTGCTCTTTAAACCAGGATTTAGTAGTGTGGAAGAGGTAACCGATGTTTCAGGACGGGGTGTAGGGTTAGATGTGGTGATGACCTCAGTCAAGGGATTAGGTGGAACGGTAGAGGTCGCAACCCAAAAAGGTAAAGGAACTCGTTTTTCTTTGAAGCTACCGTTGACTACAGCCATTATACAAACACTTATGGTAGGAGTTGGTAAACATATTTTTGCAATTCCTTCTGATATTGTTCTCGAAACCCTTGAAATTGGGCCTGAGGATGTCAAGGAGATCCAGAATGAGAAAGTCTTACTCCTGCGTAACGAGGTCATCCCTTTTGTTAAACTAAATAATTTGTTGAACATTCCTCAACAAGAGGACTCCAAAGATATGATAGCATTAATCCTTTATAGAGGGGATAAATTTATTGGATTGGGTGTAGATACGGTATTGGATCAGATAGAAAGTATTATTAAACCCTTTGATCCCATCGCGCAACAAATCAAGGGTTTCTCGGGAGGTACTATTTTGGGAGATGGACGGGTAGCACTCCTGCTAGATATCCCAGGCTTGTTGGGCAAGGAAAGGTAG
- a CDS encoding chemotaxis protein CheC: MKHVNPCFSEEELDFLREMMNIGAGNAATAFSEILGCSVDVIIPNVYKLSIPNMFSVFHDPYMPVICAKMELHGDVMGDLFFIVQETQKRDLIRLIEKTLLNSKEYMVHLDNSLLGEIGNIITGAYLTAIHDFCGLKIYHSSPILAMDLLQCVLDESVATLNPQAQEIILIENEFIIIGKHIVTFLLIFPSKESFRVLMGSLHQAKLKYGFR, encoded by the coding sequence ATGAAACACGTGAATCCATGTTTTTCAGAGGAGGAATTAGACTTCCTGAGAGAAATGATGAATATAGGAGCAGGTAATGCCGCTACCGCCTTTAGTGAAATACTTGGATGTTCAGTGGATGTTATTATACCCAACGTATATAAGCTTTCTATCCCGAATATGTTTTCTGTCTTCCATGATCCTTATATGCCTGTGATCTGTGCAAAAATGGAACTGCATGGGGATGTAATGGGAGACCTGTTTTTTATCGTGCAGGAAACGCAAAAGAGGGACTTAATTCGTTTGATAGAAAAAACTCTTCTGAATTCCAAAGAGTATATGGTCCATCTAGATAACTCTCTACTGGGTGAAATTGGCAATATCATTACAGGGGCTTATTTGACTGCCATTCATGACTTTTGCGGGTTAAAGATTTATCATTCTTCTCCCATTCTGGCCATGGATCTGCTTCAATGTGTTTTAGATGAATCCGTTGCCACCTTGAACCCTCAAGCCCAAGAAATTATTTTGATTGAAAATGAATTTATCATCATTGGAAAACATATTGTAACCTTTTTATTAATCTTTCCTTCGAAAGAGTCTTTTAGGGTTCTGATGGGTTCTCTTCATCAGGCAAAACTGAAATATGGTTTCAGATAG
- a CDS encoding PAS domain S-box protein, translating to MSDLVGDSMEQLIQERVRKLRENTDFALALFEDLVGYAIVAADFDGNVIAYNEGACQVFGYTTDEVIGKQNIEVFFPKELIEEGRLQILIGDLLGKERFTYEGESIRKNGTRFPAQFLLTLAKDKNDRVIGLIEIVQDLTERKRIEEIEALRRSEEHFRSLIENASDLITVLNAQGIMQYQSPSVERILGYKPEELIGRNGFEFVHPDDIPKIQAAFIELLQNPNASPSIEIRFRHKNGSWRVLETKSKNLVNEHGSLQIVVNSRDITERKQAEEEYAQLLLREQIARAKAEEAVDMVRRLQAITDTALAHLSLKDLLPKLLNRLKELLDADTIVILLVAEDEQHLVVKASIGLEGEVAEGLQIPIGQGIAGRIAVDRETLIVNDLATEEVESLVLRAKGIRSIVGVPLMVEGRVIGVVHAGAFRPYRFTDRDALLLQLVADRIGLAIEHARLYEEEQAARIEAEAAQQRLAFLAHASSVLSASLDYQTRLDTVADLVVPYLADWCFVGLIGENGLLHRIAVAHADPSKADLARNLEQAMMLSPDTLHSIFKVLQTGHPEIYPEISDSFLLTMTHDPEHLKLLRQLNPRSYLCVPLQVQGRPLGAITFLSVESGRRYNSADLALAEDFANRVAAPIENARLYQEAQEADRRKDEFLAILGHELRNPLAPVRNALEIMRLRSGNDPTLKRAMDIVERQIQHMTRLVDDLLDISRIIRGKVQLKKEPLDLNTIITRAIETSQPFIENRQHGLLVSLPQEPLWVEGDPARLEQILVNLLNNAAKYTEPGGRIWLTCTQEGEEAVIRIRDTGIGIPPEMLLRIFDLFTQASQSLDRSQGGLGIGLTLVRSLVQMHGGSVSAFSEGLGRGSEFVVRLPVLSETGSRTLNPDSVDPKPKILDSKRRVLVVDDNVDAATTLSELIKLWGHEVYTAYDGPSAVEAALTYLPDIVLLDIGLPGMDGYEVARQLRQEPRLSKTLLIALTGYGQEKDQQYSQEVGFDQHFTKPVDIPTLQRILGSQRRE from the coding sequence ATGAGTGATTTAGTAGGAGATAGCATGGAACAATTGATTCAGGAGCGAGTCAGGAAGCTCAGGGAAAATACCGATTTTGCACTGGCTCTCTTTGAAGATCTGGTTGGATATGCCATTGTTGCAGCAGACTTTGATGGTAACGTAATTGCCTATAATGAAGGAGCCTGTCAGGTCTTCGGTTATACTACCGACGAGGTTATTGGTAAACAAAATATTGAAGTATTCTTTCCGAAGGAACTTATTGAAGAAGGCAGGTTACAAATTCTTATTGGAGATCTTCTCGGGAAGGAAAGGTTTACCTATGAGGGTGAGAGTATTCGGAAGAATGGTACGCGATTTCCTGCCCAATTTTTACTTACCCTGGCAAAGGATAAAAATGACAGGGTCATCGGTTTAATCGAAATAGTTCAGGATTTAACAGAACGTAAACGCATTGAAGAAATCGAAGCTTTACGACGCAGTGAAGAGCATTTTCGCTCGCTGATAGAAAATGCATCGGATCTTATTACGGTTCTAAATGCCCAGGGGATCATGCAATATCAGAGCCCCTCTGTGGAGCGGATACTCGGATATAAACCCGAAGAGTTAATTGGTAGAAATGGTTTTGAATTCGTTCATCCAGATGATATTCCAAAAATCCAGGCAGCCTTTATCGAGTTACTTCAAAATCCAAATGCTTCGCCGTCTATAGAGATCCGCTTTCGGCATAAAAACGGGTCCTGGCGTGTTCTTGAAACCAAAAGTAAAAATCTTGTCAATGAGCATGGGTCTTTACAGATCGTTGTAAACTCCCGGGATATTACAGAGCGCAAGCAAGCGGAGGAGGAATATGCGCAACTTCTCCTTCGGGAGCAAATAGCCCGTGCCAAAGCCGAGGAAGCCGTCGACATGGTTCGGCGGCTTCAAGCTATTACAGATACTGCACTGGCGCATTTGTCCTTGAAGGATTTACTTCCCAAGTTATTAAACCGTCTCAAAGAACTGTTAGACGCTGATACGATTGTCATTCTATTGGTTGCCGAGGATGAACAACATTTAGTAGTAAAGGCTTCCATAGGGCTCGAAGGGGAGGTAGCCGAAGGACTTCAGATTCCCATAGGTCAAGGGATAGCGGGTCGAATCGCCGTGGATCGTGAAACACTCATCGTAAATGATCTGGCGACAGAGGAAGTTGAAAGTTTAGTCTTACGAGCAAAAGGGATCCGATCGATCGTAGGGGTTCCGTTGATGGTCGAAGGCCGGGTGATTGGAGTTGTTCATGCCGGTGCCTTTCGTCCTTATCGATTTACTGACAGGGACGCCCTCCTGTTGCAACTTGTTGCCGATCGAATCGGATTGGCCATTGAACATGCCCGTCTTTATGAAGAAGAACAGGCTGCGCGTATTGAGGCGGAAGCCGCACAACAACGCCTTGCTTTCCTCGCCCATGCCAGTAGTGTACTTTCTGCTTCCCTGGATTATCAAACCCGGCTGGATACGGTAGCAGATCTCGTGGTGCCTTACCTGGCCGATTGGTGTTTTGTGGGTTTGATAGGAGAAAATGGATTGCTCCATCGCATAGCAGTGGCCCATGCGGATCCCTCCAAGGCCGACCTGGCTCGTAACTTAGAGCAGGCTATGATGCTTTCACCGGATACTCTTCACAGTATTTTTAAAGTACTACAGACTGGTCACCCGGAAATTTACCCTGAGATTTCCGATTCCTTCCTTTTAACCATGACCCACGACCCTGAGCACCTTAAACTGCTTCGACAGCTAAATCCCAGGTCTTACCTGTGTGTGCCCCTTCAAGTCCAGGGACGGCCTCTTGGTGCTATAACCTTCTTATCTGTTGAATCAGGTCGCCGTTATAACTCTGCCGATCTGGCTTTAGCCGAAGATTTTGCTAACCGGGTTGCTGCTCCCATTGAAAACGCACGGCTTTATCAAGAGGCTCAGGAAGCCGATCGACGGAAAGATGAGTTCCTGGCCATCCTGGGCCATGAACTGCGTAACCCCCTCGCTCCGGTCCGTAATGCCCTCGAGATCATGCGCCTACGTAGTGGAAATGATCCCACCCTGAAACGGGCAATGGATATTGTAGAACGGCAAATTCAACATATGACCCGGCTTGTGGATGATCTTCTGGACATCTCACGAATCATTCGTGGTAAAGTTCAATTAAAAAAGGAACCCTTAGATCTAAACACTATCATAACCCGGGCCATTGAGACCAGTCAACCCTTCATTGAGAATCGTCAGCATGGGCTATTGGTTTCCCTACCCCAAGAACCTCTTTGGGTGGAGGGAGATCCCGCTCGACTGGAGCAAATCCTTGTTAATCTGCTCAATAATGCTGCCAAATATACAGAACCCGGCGGTCGTATCTGGTTGACCTGTACTCAAGAAGGAGAAGAAGCCGTGATCCGAATACGCGATACTGGTATCGGTATTCCTCCAGAAATGCTACTCCGAATCTTCGATCTGTTTACCCAGGCAAGTCAATCTTTGGATCGTTCACAAGGCGGCCTGGGTATTGGACTTACGCTGGTAAGGAGTTTAGTACAAATGCACGGTGGAAGTGTATCGGCCTTCAGTGAAGGTTTGGGCCGGGGAAGTGAATTTGTAGTACGTCTGCCGGTATTGTCTGAAACTGGGTCTAGAACGTTGAACCCCGACTCCGTAGACCCGAAACCTAAGATTTTGGATTCTAAACGTCGTGTTCTGGTAGTCGATGACAATGTAGATGCAGCAACAACTTTAAGTGAGTTGATAAAACTGTGGGGGCATGAAGTCTATACGGCTTACGATGGTCCATCGGCTGTGGAAGCAGCACTGACCTACCTGCCGGATATCGTCTTACTGGACATTGGCTTACCTGGGATGGATGGCTATGAGGTTGCTCGACAGCTCCGCCAGGAACCTCGCCTGTCCAAAACCCTTCTTATCGCGCTGACGGGATACGGACAGGAGAAAGACCAGCAATATTCCCAAGAGGTCGGATTCGATCAACACTTTACCAAACCTGTAGATATTCCAACTCTACAACGAATATTGGGTAGTCAACGAAGAGAATAA
- a CDS encoding mandelate racemase/muconate lactonizing enzyme family protein — protein MKIETIDFFYLSMPEILDIGDGSQDALLVRIRAGNYEGWGECEASPLVSIASLVCPMSHSACKPVQDSVLGQNIESVEDIARIGNLVRANSLDLLQADHTLSGIDIALWDLLGKKLELPIYNLLGYSRAYPKIPYASQLFGDTPQETFQKAQQVRRQGYRATKFGWGPFGKGTVQMDEDQVHAAREGLGKDGILMIDAGTVWVDDVEAASLRLRVLQDCQVLWLEEPFISGALKSYKKLSTLSGSVKLAGGEGCHNYYMAQQMIDYAGIGFIQIDTGRAGGITTSKQIADYAHAKGVTYVNHTFTTHLALSASLQPYAGLKDHNLCEYPVEPKSLAVELTPTKILPDSNGQIHLPDAPGLGITPDPETIRKYLVDVEIKAKGRILYRTPTL, from the coding sequence ATGAAAATAGAAACTATTGATTTTTTTTATTTATCGATGCCGGAAATCCTGGATATAGGGGATGGAAGTCAGGATGCCTTGTTGGTGCGTATACGTGCAGGTAACTACGAGGGTTGGGGAGAGTGTGAGGCCTCTCCTTTGGTATCCATTGCAAGTTTAGTTTGTCCCATGTCCCATAGTGCCTGCAAACCGGTTCAGGATTCCGTACTGGGTCAAAACATAGAAAGTGTGGAAGATATTGCCCGAATTGGGAACCTGGTTCGGGCCAATAGCCTGGATCTTTTACAGGCGGATCATACCCTTTCCGGGATTGATATTGCCCTGTGGGACCTTTTGGGAAAAAAACTGGAACTTCCCATTTATAACCTGCTGGGATATTCCAGAGCTTATCCCAAAATCCCTTATGCTTCGCAACTTTTCGGAGATACTCCTCAGGAGACTTTTCAGAAGGCACAACAGGTACGACGTCAAGGATACCGAGCAACCAAGTTCGGATGGGGGCCTTTCGGCAAGGGAACTGTCCAGATGGATGAGGATCAGGTTCATGCGGCACGAGAAGGTTTGGGCAAAGATGGAATTTTAATGATCGATGCGGGAACAGTTTGGGTCGATGATGTGGAGGCTGCAAGCCTCCGCTTGCGGGTATTACAAGATTGTCAGGTGCTCTGGCTGGAGGAACCTTTTATTTCCGGGGCTCTAAAATCCTACAAGAAACTGTCGACTTTATCTGGAAGTGTTAAACTGGCCGGTGGTGAAGGTTGCCATAACTATTACATGGCCCAGCAGATGATCGATTATGCGGGAATCGGTTTTATACAAATTGATACAGGTCGGGCAGGAGGTATTACGACTTCAAAGCAAATTGCAGATTATGCCCATGCAAAGGGGGTTACCTATGTCAATCACACCTTTACCACCCACCTGGCCCTCAGTGCCTCTTTGCAACCCTACGCCGGATTAAAAGACCATAACCTCTGCGAGTACCCGGTCGAGCCCAAATCCCTGGCAGTTGAACTTACCCCTACGAAAATACTCCCAGATTCCAATGGGCAAATTCATCTACCCGATGCGCCCGGGTTAGGTATCACGCCCGATCCTGAGACGATCCGAAAATATCTGGTGGATGTGGAGATTAAGGCAAAGGGAAGGATACTTTATCGGACCCCTACCCTTTAA
- a CDS encoding aldolase/citrate lyase family protein: protein MKNTTKEKLRRGEVVIGAVIGTCNLDIVEIMSRMNFDWLWFDTEHSPLNAELLQPMLQVARGGRCTPIVRVAWNDQVLIKKALDVGAYGLIIPWINNRAQAEAAVRASKYPPQGLRGFGPRWVTTSGGDRLEYTKTANEEILIIAQIETREAVDNLEEILTTPGIDAYLIGPNDLAASLGHLGDIHHPEVEKAIENIVERGKKVGVPGGFASAPVEECKQRIAQGFQIITLGSDLDFFQRGIQDTFEKLGRRMR, encoded by the coding sequence ATGAAAAATACCACAAAAGAAAAGTTACGTCGGGGCGAGGTAGTTATCGGAGCGGTAATTGGAACCTGTAATCTGGATATTGTAGAGATTATGTCCCGGATGAACTTTGATTGGTTATGGTTTGATACAGAGCATTCACCCCTTAACGCAGAATTACTTCAACCCATGCTTCAGGTGGCTCGAGGTGGACGATGTACCCCCATTGTCCGGGTGGCCTGGAATGATCAGGTTTTGATCAAGAAAGCTTTGGATGTAGGTGCCTATGGATTGATCATACCCTGGATAAACAACCGGGCACAGGCAGAAGCTGCCGTTCGGGCGTCAAAATATCCTCCCCAGGGTCTTCGGGGATTCGGACCCAGATGGGTTACTACATCTGGAGGAGATCGCTTAGAATATACCAAAACGGCTAATGAGGAAATATTGATTATCGCTCAAATCGAAACCCGGGAGGCTGTGGATAATCTTGAGGAAATTCTCACCACACCGGGCATAGACGCTTACCTGATCGGTCCTAACGACCTGGCTGCTTCTTTAGGGCATTTGGGAGATATTCACCATCCCGAAGTAGAAAAGGCAATTGAAAATATTGTTGAAAGAGGAAAGAAAGTAGGTGTACCCGGAGGCTTTGCCAGTGCCCCCGTGGAAGAATGCAAACAACGTATCGCCCAAGGGTTCCAAATTATCACCTTGGGAAGTGACCTCGACTTTTTCCAAAGAGGTATCCAGGACACCTTTGAAAAACTGGGTCGGAGGATGCGATAA
- the nth gene encoding endonuclease III — protein MSQSSVNSAPDQQLRAKIWEVYQRLLQTYGEHPLVPRREPMHELISTMLSHRTTQQNEAIAFQRMWEHFGSWEAIRDAPVEELSRIIAPANFAEAKASNIKEALRRIIAERGEPSIDFLRDVPPEEGLRWLMSLPGVGIKTASLVLLFCFGKPTLPVDTHVHRVSQRLGLIGPKVNPTAAHTFLSALLPPNPHVLFNFHVNMLQHGQKICIWGTPRCQRCPLTDLCNWYQEHRK, from the coding sequence ATGTCGCAATCTTCGGTAAATTCAGCACCGGACCAGCAGTTACGGGCAAAGATCTGGGAGGTCTACCAACGACTCCTGCAAACCTATGGAGAACATCCCCTGGTACCCCGGCGTGAACCCATGCACGAACTGATCTCAACGATGCTCTCACATCGGACAACCCAGCAGAATGAAGCCATCGCCTTCCAACGGATGTGGGAGCATTTCGGATCCTGGGAGGCAATCCGGGATGCCCCTGTAGAGGAGCTAAGTCGTATCATTGCCCCTGCGAACTTTGCTGAAGCCAAGGCATCTAACATCAAAGAAGCCCTGCGACGTATCATTGCAGAACGGGGCGAACCTTCCATCGATTTTCTTCGGGATGTACCTCCAGAAGAAGGACTTCGCTGGTTGATGTCCCTACCCGGGGTAGGAATCAAGACGGCTTCTCTGGTGTTGCTTTTCTGTTTCGGCAAACCAACTTTACCGGTTGATACCCATGTTCATCGGGTCAGTCAGCGGTTAGGCCTCATCGGCCCAAAGGTTAATCCAACGGCTGCCCATACCTTTTTATCGGCCCTGTTACCACCGAATCCCCATGTGCTCTTTAATTTCCACGTAAATATGCTCCAACATGGGCAGAAAATATGCATCTGGGGTACTCCACGTTGCCAGCGATGCCCATTAACCGATCTCTGTAACTGGTATCAAGAGCATCGGAAGTAA
- a CDS encoding 2Fe-2S iron-sulfur cluster-binding protein, with protein sequence MNTNRETPFETLLNRQDSETWSRVITALLPSIHDVDKTATQIWFKFFPLDLARALQQAEDPVQLARDLLLQGKYQLKDQIDSSHRFLYGHRFWPEVKNAVAEYASSVKPSTDLDLKALIGELAGSVARKMNVEDSLLIGITAVALMTLQQVGLNTFKAAPGVIYLNPKFFKKSPEQILKARARDDWQGLFGFLRGIKKEWTVTFDENDETAKFKLIHTQELTTAAMYDKRDHTWRDPRCMKEEGPIPVQCRSAACGTCWVGILGGAEKLSEVSPLEGRKIKEFGYIDTNEPKPLIRLACMAQAFGAVSIVIPPWNGVFGKFLRAWKMNRNGSQKTVTL encoded by the coding sequence ATGAATACAAATCGTGAAACTCCCTTTGAAACTCTCTTAAATCGGCAAGACAGCGAAACATGGTCTAGAGTTATTACGGCTCTTCTACCGTCTATCCATGATGTAGACAAAACGGCTACGCAGATCTGGTTCAAATTCTTTCCACTGGATCTCGCCCGCGCTCTTCAACAGGCGGAGGATCCGGTTCAACTGGCCAGGGATTTACTGTTGCAAGGAAAATATCAATTGAAAGATCAGATTGATTCTTCGCATCGGTTTTTGTACGGTCACCGTTTTTGGCCTGAAGTCAAAAACGCAGTAGCAGAGTATGCTTCCTCTGTAAAACCTTCTACGGACCTGGACCTTAAGGCTTTGATAGGCGAGCTTGCTGGTAGTGTTGCAAGGAAAATGAACGTAGAAGACTCCCTGCTTATCGGTATTACTGCCGTGGCTTTGATGACCTTACAACAGGTCGGTTTGAATACCTTTAAAGCAGCACCGGGGGTTATTTATCTAAATCCCAAGTTCTTCAAGAAGTCTCCGGAGCAGATATTAAAAGCCCGTGCTCGAGATGACTGGCAGGGATTATTTGGCTTTCTCAGGGGGATTAAAAAGGAATGGACGGTAACCTTCGATGAAAATGATGAGACTGCAAAGTTTAAACTGATTCATACTCAGGAACTCACCACAGCGGCGATGTATGATAAACGGGATCATACCTGGCGCGATCCTCGTTGTATGAAGGAGGAAGGACCTATCCCTGTTCAATGTCGTTCGGCGGCCTGTGGGACCTGTTGGGTAGGTATTTTAGGTGGTGCTGAAAAACTCTCTGAGGTGAGTCCTCTTGAGGGACGGAAGATAAAAGAGTTTGGCTACATTGATACGAATGAGCCAAAGCCGTTGATACGCCTGGCCTGTATGGCTCAGGCCTTTGGCGCAGTCTCTATTGTTATTCCACCCTGGAATGGAGTTTTTGGGAAATTCCTCCGTGCCTGGAAAATGAACCGTAATGGATCCCAAAAAACCGTAACACTTTAA